Proteins from a genomic interval of Nocardia sp. BMG51109:
- a CDS encoding PP2C family serine/threonine-protein phosphatase → MTLVLRYAARSDRGLVRANNEDSVYAGARLLALADGMGGHAAGEVASQLMIAALAHLDDDEPGDDLLGKLDRAVREGNAAIADQVEEEPELDGMGTTLTAILFAGKKLGLAHIGDSRAYLLRADELAQITRDDTFVQSLVDEGRITPEQAHTHPQRSLIMRALTGNEIEPTLTVREARAGDRYLLCSDGLSDVVSDETLANTLREGNTDEAADRLIELALRSGGPDNVTVVVADVIDLDYGQSHPIVAGAASVEDDEEIPPPNTAAGRAAAMRPPRATPRRAPVAAEPPAPRKSHRLRWILLATALIIAVVVGLVVGYKMIRSNYYVGTDNGAIVIMRGLPGSVLGYSIRDVDQLACIDRGNRLSLLPPGNGFPSGCKELHVDDLRPSGRDKVVNNGLQPGTSDDARRQLEKLTSQELLPACEKPAAPPATPPADNPAPAPGNPSPTNAPAHSEQPAPPATTAAPTPQTPGENCRKAD, encoded by the coding sequence GTGACTCTAGTTCTCCGCTACGCAGCGCGTAGCGACCGTGGTCTCGTCCGGGCAAACAACGAGGATTCCGTCTACGCCGGTGCGCGCCTGCTCGCGCTCGCCGACGGCATGGGCGGTCACGCCGCGGGCGAGGTGGCCTCCCAGTTGATGATCGCCGCCCTCGCCCACCTGGACGACGACGAGCCCGGCGACGATCTGCTCGGCAAGCTCGACCGCGCCGTGCGCGAGGGCAACGCCGCCATCGCCGACCAGGTCGAGGAGGAGCCCGAGCTGGACGGGATGGGCACCACGCTCACCGCGATCCTGTTCGCGGGCAAGAAACTCGGGCTGGCCCACATCGGCGACTCCCGCGCCTATCTGCTCCGGGCCGACGAACTCGCCCAGATCACCCGCGACGACACGTTCGTGCAATCGCTGGTGGACGAGGGCCGCATCACGCCCGAGCAGGCGCACACCCATCCGCAGCGGTCGCTGATCATGCGCGCGCTCACCGGCAACGAGATCGAGCCCACCCTGACCGTCCGGGAGGCCCGCGCCGGCGATCGCTACCTGCTGTGCTCCGACGGCCTGTCCGACGTGGTCAGCGACGAGACCCTGGCCAACACGCTGCGCGAGGGCAATACCGACGAGGCCGCGGACCGGCTCATCGAGCTGGCGCTGCGCAGCGGCGGCCCCGACAACGTGACCGTGGTCGTCGCCGACGTCATCGACCTGGACTACGGCCAGAGCCATCCGATCGTGGCGGGCGCCGCCTCGGTCGAGGACGACGAGGAGATCCCGCCGCCCAACACCGCCGCGGGCCGGGCGGCGGCGATGCGCCCCCCGCGCGCGACGCCCCGCCGGGCCCCCGTGGCGGCGGAGCCACCCGCCCCGCGCAAGAGTCACAGGCTGCGCTGGATCCTGCTGGCGACGGCGCTGATCATCGCGGTCGTGGTCGGACTCGTGGTGGGCTACAAGATGATCCGCAGCAACTACTACGTCGGCACCGACAACGGCGCCATCGTGATCATGCGCGGACTACCCGGCTCGGTGCTGGGATATTCGATCCGCGACGTGGACCAGCTCGCCTGCATCGATCGCGGCAACCGGCTCAGCCTGCTGCCACCCGGCAACGGCTTCCCGTCCGGCTGTAAGGAGCTGCACGTCGACGACCTCCGGCCGTCCGGCCGTGACAAGGTGGTCAACAACGGCCTGCAGCCCGGCACCTCCGACGACGCCCGTCGCCAGCTCGAGAAGCTCACCTCGCAGGAACTGCTGCCGGCGTGCGAGAAGCCCGCCGCACCGCCGGCGACACCGCCGGCCGACAACCCGGCTCCCGCCCCGGGCAATCCGAGCCCGACCAATGCTCCCGCGCACTCCGAGCAGCCGGCCCCGCCCGCGACCACCGCCGCGCCGACCCCTCAGACTCCAGGGGAGAACTGCAGGAAGGCGGACTGA
- a CDS encoding FtsW/RodA/SpoVE family cell cycle protein, producing MSAPAPPSAGAFPSPPGGFAPAPPPTTRRNVEALLLAGAAAITTVALVLVEASQDQEVTWDLAKLGLAYLALFGVAHLAVRRFAPFADPLLLPIAALLNGLGLVLIHRLDLADEQNAVYNGSAMPSPDANSQVLWTAFGITLFVGLLVLLRDYRTLARYSYTLGLLGLVALVIPALLPGKFSETNGAKIWIRLPGFSVQPGEFAKILLIIFFASVLVAKRELFTAAGRRILGMELPRGRDLGPILAVWLVCLAVLVFEKDLGTSLLIFATVLALLYIATERVGWLIVGGLLLAAGFFIAYNSFGHVQVRVATWLHPFDDYNSTGYQISQSLFGLATGGLAGTGLGSGRPSQVPFANTDFIVATIGEELGLIGLTAMLMLFAIFVVRGLRTALAVRDSFGKLLAAGLSFTIAVQVFVVVGGVTKLIPLTGLTTPFVSYGGSSLLANYALLALLVKISDSARAPAPSRRREQQAPIADAQTELIRGAGEGQGGDPRQQPRPRGEAV from the coding sequence ATGTCCGCACCGGCACCACCGTCCGCCGGGGCTTTTCCCAGTCCCCCGGGCGGTTTCGCTCCCGCGCCGCCGCCGACGACCAGGCGCAACGTCGAGGCGTTGCTGCTGGCCGGCGCGGCGGCGATCACCACCGTGGCACTGGTGCTGGTCGAGGCGAGCCAGGATCAGGAGGTCACCTGGGACCTGGCAAAGTTGGGGCTGGCCTATCTGGCGTTGTTCGGGGTCGCGCACCTGGCCGTGCGCCGGTTCGCGCCGTTCGCCGATCCCCTGCTGCTGCCGATCGCGGCCCTGCTCAACGGCCTCGGGCTGGTGCTCATCCACCGGCTGGATCTGGCCGACGAACAGAACGCGGTGTACAACGGCTCGGCCATGCCGTCCCCCGACGCCAACTCGCAGGTGCTGTGGACGGCGTTCGGCATCACGCTGTTCGTCGGGCTGCTGGTGCTGTTGCGCGACTACCGCACGCTCGCGCGCTACAGCTACACCCTGGGACTACTCGGCCTGGTCGCCCTCGTCATCCCGGCGCTGCTGCCCGGCAAATTCTCCGAGACCAACGGTGCCAAGATCTGGATCCGGCTGCCCGGATTCAGCGTGCAGCCGGGTGAATTCGCCAAGATCCTGCTGATCATCTTCTTCGCCTCGGTGCTGGTTGCCAAGCGCGAGCTGTTCACCGCCGCCGGGCGCCGCATTCTCGGCATGGAGCTGCCGCGCGGGCGCGACCTCGGGCCGATCCTGGCCGTATGGCTGGTATGCCTGGCCGTGCTCGTCTTCGAAAAGGATCTGGGCACCTCGCTACTGATCTTCGCGACGGTGCTGGCGCTGCTGTACATCGCCACCGAACGGGTGGGCTGGCTGATCGTCGGCGGGTTGCTGCTGGCGGCCGGATTCTTCATCGCCTACAACAGCTTCGGGCACGTGCAGGTCCGGGTCGCGACCTGGCTGCACCCGTTCGACGACTACAACAGCACCGGTTATCAGATCTCGCAGTCGCTGTTCGGGCTGGCCACCGGCGGACTGGCGGGCACCGGGCTGGGCAGCGGGCGGCCCTCGCAGGTGCCGTTCGCCAATACCGACTTCATCGTCGCGACCATCGGCGAGGAGCTCGGACTGATCGGGCTGACCGCGATGCTGATGCTGTTCGCCATCTTCGTGGTGCGCGGCCTGCGCACGGCGCTGGCGGTCCGCGACAGCTTCGGCAAGCTGCTCGCCGCCGGGCTGTCGTTCACCATCGCGGTCCAGGTGTTCGTCGTGGTCGGCGGCGTCACCAAACTGATCCCGCTGACCGGCCTCACCACACCCTTCGTCTCCTACGGTGGCTCGTCGCTGCTGGCCAACTACGCGCTGCTGGCGCTGCTGGTGAAGATCTCCGATTCGGCCCGGGCACCGGCCCCGTCCCGGCGCCGTGAGCAGCAGGCCCCCATCGCCGATGCGCAGACGGAACTCATTCGCGGTGCCGGTGAGGGGCAGGGCGGCGATCCTCGTCAACAACCACGGCCGAGAGGAGAAGCGGTATGA
- a CDS encoding FHA domain-containing protein — protein sequence MQGLILQLTRAGFLLLLWLFVWAVLRTLRSDIYAASGIRIQPRAPRGSAVLPSFSRGQKGARHLVVTQGSLAGTRITLGQQPVLIGRADDSTLVLTDDYASTRHARLSPRGDDWYVEDLGSTNGTYLDRTKVTTPVRVPLGTPVRVGKTVIELRS from the coding sequence GTGCAGGGACTCATCCTGCAGCTGACCCGTGCGGGGTTCCTACTGCTGTTGTGGCTGTTCGTCTGGGCGGTGCTCAGGACCCTGCGCAGCGATATCTACGCGGCATCCGGCATCCGGATCCAGCCCCGGGCCCCGCGTGGTTCCGCGGTGCTGCCATCCTTCAGCCGTGGCCAGAAGGGCGCCAGACATCTAGTGGTGACTCAGGGTTCACTCGCCGGCACTCGCATCACGCTCGGTCAACAGCCGGTGCTCATCGGGCGTGCCGACGACTCCACTCTCGTGCTGACCGACGACTACGCGTCGACCAGGCATGCGCGGTTGTCCCCGCGCGGCGACGACTGGTACGTCGAAGATCTAGGATCCACCAACGGGACCTACCTCGACCGAACGAAGGTCACCACGCCCGTCCGAGTTCCGCTCGGTACCCCAGTCCGTGTCGGTAAGACAGTGATCGAGCTGCGATCGTGA
- a CDS encoding DUF3662 and FHA domain-containing protein: MGIVSRFERRLQGAVGDAFARVFGGSVVPQEVEAALQREAIDRVTELDGGHLLAPNSYVITINTSDLQELDADHELTSRAFAKHLQDFLREQGWQTYGEVHVEFQASPTLHTGQFRTRGRVDPDVGRRNPPDRRPPDRPGQPAQRTANPQPGAGPMTQNSGYDPSREPAESDPRNRGYAPPGGRPGPGTYDYGRGGQYPAAGDYAAPESQQAYGDYQNGYDYQPGAAGGYPPQGYADPGYGQPPGYDQGGYAPQGYVDQGYGQQGGYDQGYADQGYDQGYGQQGYPNQDYAQQAYGQAPGGYDPGYAPQGYAQPPGYDPGYADQGGYEQAGYAPQGYAEPGYGPQGGYAPAPAQPPQRGGSGFSATLQLDDGSGRTYQLREGSNIIGRGQDAHFRLPDTGVSRRHIEVRWDGQVAMLSDLGSTNGTLVNGSPVQDWQLADGDVIRAGHSEILIRIV, encoded by the coding sequence ATGGGGATCGTGTCGCGCTTCGAGCGCCGCTTGCAGGGCGCCGTCGGCGATGCCTTCGCCCGGGTCTTCGGTGGCAGCGTCGTGCCTCAGGAAGTAGAGGCGGCGCTGCAGCGCGAGGCCATCGATCGGGTGACCGAACTCGATGGCGGACATCTGCTGGCTCCCAACAGTTACGTGATCACCATCAACACGTCGGACCTGCAAGAACTCGACGCGGATCACGAACTGACCAGTCGTGCCTTCGCCAAGCATCTGCAGGACTTCCTCCGTGAGCAGGGTTGGCAGACCTACGGCGAAGTGCACGTCGAATTCCAGGCATCCCCTACGCTGCACACCGGGCAGTTCAGGACGCGCGGCCGGGTCGACCCGGACGTGGGTCGCCGGAATCCGCCGGACCGACGGCCGCCCGACCGGCCTGGACAACCCGCACAACGAACCGCAAACCCGCAACCAGGAGCTGGCCCCATGACGCAGAACTCAGGCTACGACCCCAGCCGTGAGCCCGCGGAGTCCGATCCACGCAACCGCGGGTACGCGCCGCCCGGTGGCCGCCCCGGACCGGGGACCTACGACTACGGCCGCGGCGGGCAGTACCCCGCCGCCGGTGACTATGCCGCGCCGGAGTCGCAGCAGGCTTACGGCGACTATCAGAACGGCTACGACTACCAGCCGGGTGCCGCTGGGGGCTACCCGCCGCAGGGTTACGCCGACCCGGGCTACGGCCAGCCGCCCGGATACGACCAGGGCGGCTACGCCCCGCAGGGCTACGTGGACCAGGGCTACGGGCAACAGGGTGGCTACGACCAGGGTTACGCCGATCAGGGGTACGACCAGGGTTACGGGCAGCAGGGCTACCCCAACCAGGACTACGCGCAGCAGGCCTACGGCCAGGCCCCCGGCGGATACGACCCGGGGTACGCGCCGCAGGGCTACGCCCAGCCCCCCGGATACGATCCGGGCTACGCCGACCAGGGCGGATACGAGCAGGCCGGCTACGCCCCGCAGGGTTACGCGGAGCCCGGCTACGGCCCTCAGGGCGGCTATGCCCCCGCGCCGGCGCAGCCGCCGCAGCGGGGCGGCTCCGGCTTCTCCGCCACCCTCCAGCTCGACGACGGCAGCGGCCGCACGTACCAGCTACGAGAGGGCAGCAACATCATCGGCCGCGGCCAGGACGCGCATTTCCGCCTCCCCGATACCGGTGTGTCCCGGCGGCACATCGAGGTCCGCTGGGACGGTCAGGTCGCGATGCTCTCCGACCTCGGATCGACCAACGGAACCCTGGTCAACGGCTCGCCCGTCCAGGATTGGCAACTCGCCGACGGCGATGTGATCCGCGCCGGGCATTCCGAGATCCTGATCCGAATCGTCTGA
- a CDS encoding PhoU domain-containing protein, which yields MRTKFSFELAALTDELAQLSELAREATERAAVAVREANLTAAYEVLAIDERVQTLHDACENRAVILLALEAPVARDLRHVVSAIQINDNLTRMSWLTSRIVDSVVHRYPNPIAPPDILESLGEIGEIVTGLAAGAHHAIVDDELPADRHPVATDGRLADIQQRIRQSVSAPDWPHGNAMAVDLALLIHHYERCAEHCVRIGRLIRFFHTGIPLSAQTDEP from the coding sequence GTGCGGACGAAATTCTCCTTCGAACTCGCAGCACTGACCGATGAGCTGGCCCAACTGTCGGAACTGGCGCGCGAGGCCACCGAACGCGCCGCGGTGGCGGTGCGAGAGGCCAACCTGACCGCCGCCTACGAGGTCCTCGCCATCGATGAACGGGTGCAGACGCTGCACGATGCCTGCGAGAACAGGGCGGTGATCCTGCTCGCCCTGGAGGCGCCGGTCGCCCGCGATCTCCGGCACGTCGTGAGCGCGATCCAGATCAACGACAACCTGACCCGGATGAGCTGGCTCACCAGCCGCATCGTCGACAGCGTGGTGCATCGATATCCGAATCCGATTGCGCCGCCGGACATTCTGGAGTCGCTCGGCGAGATCGGCGAGATCGTCACCGGCCTCGCCGCGGGCGCCCATCACGCCATCGTCGACGACGAACTCCCGGCCGATCGCCACCCGGTCGCCACCGACGGGCGGCTCGCCGACATCCAGCAGCGGATCCGGCAGTCGGTATCGGCGCCGGACTGGCCGCACGGCAACGCCATGGCCGTCGACCTCGCCCTGCTCATCCACCACTACGAACGCTGCGCCGAGCACTGCGTGCGCATCGGCCGCCTGATCCGCTTCTTCCACACCGGAATTCCGCTGTCGGCGCAGACCGACGAACCGTGA
- a CDS encoding stage II sporulation protein M: protein MDVDAYAYAHRRSWDRLDQLARQRRLTGAEADELMLLYRRTSQQLARLQSHSPDPELIAGLGALLARARGRALGTQADAWREVGLFFTRRFPAAVYRAWPWWAAVAVLFLAVSGGIGTWVSGSAAARRALGIPADTDALTAPGGEFETYYSEHPHDAFAAQVWTNNAAVSAVALFTGLLLLPAAYVLVMNAVNVGISAGLMADAGRLDSFFGFILPHGMLELTAVFVAGGAGLKLGWTLVDPGRLSRAQALARQGRATATIALGLVVVLLVSGLIEGFVTPSGLPAPVRIAIGLVAEMGFLGYVFGAGRSVERDPTVTDGRTGDHGAENRLREA from the coding sequence ATGGACGTGGACGCGTATGCCTACGCGCACAGGCGATCCTGGGATCGGCTCGACCAGCTGGCCCGGCAGCGGCGGCTGACCGGCGCCGAGGCCGACGAGCTGATGCTGCTGTATCGCCGCACCTCGCAACAGCTGGCCCGGCTGCAGTCGCATTCCCCCGATCCCGAGCTGATCGCCGGTCTCGGTGCGCTGCTGGCCCGGGCGCGCGGGCGGGCGCTCGGCACCCAGGCCGACGCCTGGCGGGAGGTGGGGCTGTTCTTCACGCGCCGGTTCCCGGCGGCGGTGTACCGCGCGTGGCCGTGGTGGGCGGCGGTGGCGGTGCTGTTCCTGGCCGTCTCGGGCGGGATCGGCACCTGGGTGTCCGGTTCGGCCGCCGCGCGCCGCGCATTGGGCATTCCGGCCGACACCGACGCGCTGACCGCTCCGGGCGGGGAGTTCGAGACCTACTATTCCGAGCATCCGCACGACGCGTTCGCCGCTCAGGTGTGGACGAACAACGCGGCGGTGTCGGCGGTGGCGCTGTTCACCGGGCTACTGCTCCTGCCCGCGGCGTACGTACTGGTCATGAACGCCGTCAACGTCGGCATCTCGGCCGGGCTGATGGCCGACGCCGGACGCCTGGACTCCTTCTTCGGTTTCATCCTGCCGCACGGCATGCTCGAGTTGACCGCCGTCTTCGTGGCGGGTGGCGCCGGCCTGAAACTCGGCTGGACACTGGTCGACCCGGGCCGGCTCAGCCGGGCGCAGGCGCTGGCGCGACAGGGCCGGGCGACCGCGACGATCGCGTTGGGGCTGGTCGTCGTGCTGCTCGTCTCGGGGCTCATCGAGGGATTCGTGACGCCCAGCGGCCTGCCCGCGCCGGTGCGGATCGCGATCGGGCTGGTGGCCGAGATGGGCTTCCTCGGATACGTGTTCGGCGCCGGGCGATCGGTGGAACGTGACCCGACAGTTACCGACGGGCGCACGGGTGATCATGGGGCGGAAAATCGGTTGCGGGAAGCGTGA
- a CDS encoding protein kinase, whose translation MLNNGAMIADRYRLQRLIATGGMGQVWEALDTRLDRRVAVKVLKAEFSADPTFRHRFRTEAKTTAQLNHPGIAGIYDYGETYDPQGGETAYLVMELVQGEPLNAVLNRMNRLSVAQGLDMLEQTGRALEVAHAAGVVHRDVKPGNILVTPTGQVKITDFGIAKAVDASPVTKTGMVMGTAQYIAPEQATGEDATASSDVYSLGVVGYEALSGHRPFSGDGALTVAMKHVRENPPPMPTDLPPNVRELIETTMTKDPAGRYYSGGEFADAVAAVRAGRRPPPPRGLGSPQTGAARVLPPAGPTAMLPRDEYDDATVRYPTQNAGGTAAMSRRAAPVPPDDEGKSRFSTGQKALAGLGIGALALGGIAAWVLLSGDPPESSVTPVKSPTSQVAPPPVPTTTTEPPTTQYEPPQTYTTTPEQPTTTQPPTTTTTPGPPSSTRTQRPSSTAPTTTGRLSRPSLDLPFTEIPGLDGNYGTHGTRGTGGNGIPGTTPDSSSSPDTAPQGLP comes from the coding sequence ATGCTGAACAACGGTGCGATGATCGCGGACCGCTATCGACTTCAACGGCTGATCGCCACCGGCGGCATGGGCCAGGTGTGGGAGGCACTGGACACCCGGCTGGACCGCCGGGTGGCCGTGAAGGTCCTCAAGGCGGAATTCTCCGCGGACCCCACCTTCCGGCACCGTTTCCGCACCGAGGCCAAGACCACCGCGCAACTCAATCATCCGGGCATCGCGGGCATCTACGACTACGGCGAGACCTACGACCCGCAGGGCGGCGAAACCGCCTATCTGGTCATGGAATTGGTGCAGGGCGAACCGCTCAACGCCGTGCTGAACCGGATGAACCGGCTGTCGGTCGCCCAGGGCCTGGACATGCTGGAACAGACCGGCCGCGCGCTGGAGGTGGCGCACGCCGCCGGCGTCGTGCACCGCGACGTGAAGCCCGGCAATATCCTGGTGACGCCGACCGGCCAGGTGAAGATCACCGATTTCGGCATCGCCAAGGCGGTGGACGCGTCCCCGGTGACCAAGACCGGCATGGTGATGGGCACCGCCCAGTACATCGCGCCCGAGCAGGCCACCGGCGAGGACGCCACCGCGTCCAGCGACGTGTACTCGCTCGGGGTGGTCGGCTACGAGGCGCTGTCCGGACATCGGCCGTTCTCCGGCGACGGCGCGCTCACGGTAGCGATGAAGCATGTGCGCGAGAATCCGCCGCCGATGCCGACGGACCTCCCCCCGAACGTGCGCGAACTCATCGAAACCACGATGACCAAGGATCCGGCCGGCCGCTACTACAGCGGCGGCGAGTTCGCCGATGCGGTGGCGGCCGTCCGGGCCGGACGCCGGCCACCACCGCCCCGCGGCCTCGGATCGCCGCAGACCGGCGCCGCGCGCGTGCTGCCGCCCGCCGGTCCGACCGCGATGCTGCCGCGCGACGAATACGACGACGCGACCGTCCGCTACCCGACCCAGAATGCCGGCGGTACCGCCGCCATGTCCCGCCGCGCCGCACCCGTTCCCCCCGACGACGAGGGCAAGTCGCGGTTCAGCACCGGACAGAAGGCACTGGCCGGGCTCGGCATCGGCGCGCTCGCCCTGGGCGGCATCGCGGCCTGGGTGCTGCTGAGCGGTGATCCGCCGGAATCCTCGGTGACGCCGGTGAAGTCGCCGACCTCGCAGGTCGCGCCCCCGCCGGTGCCCACGACCACCACCGAACCGCCGACGACCCAGTACGAGCCGCCCCAGACGTACACGACCACGCCGGAACAGCCGACGACCACGCAACCGCCGACGACCACGACCACCCCCGGACCGCCGAGCAGCACGCGGACGCAGCGCCCCTCGTCTACCGCGCCGACGACCACGGGTCGCCTGTCCCGGCCGTCTCTGGATCTACCATTTACGGAGATTCCCGGTCTCGACGGCAACTACGGGACACACGGAACCCGCGGCACCGGCGGCAACGGAATCCCCGGCACCACCCCCGACAGCAGTAGTTCCCCGGACACCGCACCGCAAGGACTGCCATGA
- a CDS encoding penicillin-binding protein 2, which yields MNTPLRRVAVAVMIMIVALLANATYVQVIKADSLRSDPRNSRVLLDEYSRQRGQISGGGTVLAGSVATEDRYKYLRTYPTDPMAYAPVTGFYSMQYGSNGLERAEDSVLNGSDSQLFGRRLVDMISGRDPRGGNVVTTIDPAMQQVAYEQLTSKGYTGSVVAIEPSTGRILTMVSTPSYDPNQLAGHDGAKSTETWDSLSADERQPMLNRAVSATYPPGSTFKIVTAAAALSMGIKPDDQFTAAPNITLPGTSTTLENYNGATCGDGGTASLYEAFRRSCNTAFAEIGMKVGAAKLKDEATAFGIGPHPGIPIQWADSTVGTIPDNPSLAQSSIGQRDVALTPLDDAVIAATVANGGVRMEPRLVDQLQGPDLSELSKTKPVSVGQAISAPVATELTNLMIASEKNTSGGNQPRPYQIASKTGTAEHGDDPRNTPPHAWYTAFAPAQNPKIAIAVIVENGGDRALAATGGSVAAPVARAVLDAGLQGG from the coding sequence ATGAACACACCACTGCGCCGCGTCGCCGTGGCCGTGATGATCATGATCGTCGCGCTGCTCGCCAACGCCACCTACGTCCAGGTGATCAAGGCCGACAGCCTGCGCAGCGACCCGCGCAACTCGCGGGTTCTGCTCGACGAGTACTCGCGCCAGCGCGGCCAGATCTCCGGCGGCGGCACCGTGCTGGCGGGCTCGGTCGCCACCGAAGACCGCTACAAGTACCTGCGCACCTACCCGACCGACCCGATGGCCTACGCCCCGGTCACGGGCTTCTATTCGATGCAGTACGGCAGCAACGGGCTGGAGCGCGCCGAGGATTCGGTGCTCAACGGCTCGGACAGCCAGCTGTTCGGCCGGCGGCTGGTGGATATGATCTCCGGCCGCGACCCGCGCGGCGGCAACGTGGTCACCACCATCGATCCGGCCATGCAGCAGGTCGCCTACGAGCAGCTGACCAGCAAGGGCTACACCGGCTCGGTGGTGGCGATCGAGCCGAGCACCGGACGCATCCTGACCATGGTCTCCACTCCCAGCTACGACCCCAACCAGCTGGCCGGCCACGACGGCGCCAAGAGCACGGAGACCTGGGATTCGCTGTCGGCCGACGAGCGCCAGCCGATGCTCAATCGTGCCGTCTCGGCGACCTATCCGCCGGGCTCGACGTTCAAGATCGTGACAGCCGCCGCGGCGTTGTCGATGGGTATCAAGCCCGACGACCAGTTCACCGCGGCCCCCAACATCACGCTGCCGGGCACCAGCACCACGCTGGAGAACTACAACGGCGCGACGTGTGGCGACGGGGGCACCGCCTCGCTCTACGAAGCCTTCCGCAGGTCGTGTAACACGGCATTCGCCGAGATCGGTATGAAGGTGGGCGCCGCGAAACTGAAGGACGAGGCGACGGCGTTCGGCATCGGCCCGCACCCCGGAATCCCGATCCAGTGGGCCGACAGCACCGTCGGAACCATCCCGGACAACCCGTCCCTCGCGCAGAGCAGCATCGGCCAGCGCGATGTGGCGCTGACCCCGCTCGACGACGCCGTCATCGCCGCCACCGTCGCCAACGGCGGAGTGCGGATGGAGCCGCGGCTGGTCGACCAGTTGCAGGGCCCGGACCTGAGCGAGCTGTCCAAGACCAAGCCGGTCTCGGTCGGCCAGGCGATCAGCGCCCCGGTGGCGACGGAGCTGACCAATCTGATGATCGCGTCGGAGAAGAACACGTCCGGAGGGAATCAACCACGCCCGTACCAGATCGCGTCCAAGACCGGAACGGCCGAACACGGCGACGACCCGCGCAACACCCCGCCGCACGCCTGGTACACGGCCTTCGCACCGGCGCAGAACCCGAAGATCGCGATCGCGGTCATCGTGGAGAACGGCGGGGACCGCGCGCTCGCGGCCACCGGCGGATCGGTCGCCGCCCCGGTCGCCCGAGCGGTACTCGACGCCGGACTCCAGGGGGGTTGA